A window from Rhodohalobacter sp. SW132 encodes these proteins:
- a CDS encoding alpha/beta hydrolase yields MNKQIFFAHSGGPQGRSGRGSYDFVQWLRNELGDGYQIYEPIIEEPDAPTYQMWKETVDREFPKLTNPVFLIGHSLGGSTLLKYLSEETCELQIAGLFLVAPPYWGKQGWQAEDFTLRHDFSKTLPAIPGIHLYHCLNDPVVPVDHADVYQKLIPTASIHKLNGNDHAFSDGLPVLAEHIKTTKYTTHDTNH; encoded by the coding sequence ATGAATAAACAGATTTTTTTTGCGCATAGTGGCGGACCGCAGGGTAGATCCGGGCGAGGCAGTTACGATTTTGTGCAATGGTTGCGGAATGAACTTGGTGATGGATACCAGATTTATGAACCGATTATTGAAGAACCCGATGCTCCGACCTATCAGATGTGGAAAGAAACGGTTGACCGGGAATTTCCAAAACTGACAAACCCTGTTTTTTTGATTGGCCATTCCCTGGGCGGGTCAACCCTGCTCAAATACCTGTCTGAAGAAACATGCGAGTTGCAAATAGCCGGCCTTTTTCTTGTTGCACCGCCTTATTGGGGAAAGCAAGGATGGCAAGCGGAAGACTTTACACTGAGACATGATTTTTCAAAAACTCTGCCTGCAATTCCCGGGATCCATCTGTATCACTGTTTGAATGATCCTGTGGTGCCGGTTGATCATGCGGATGTTTACCAAAAACTCATCCCAACGGCTTCTATCCATAAACTGAACGGGAATGATCATGCTTTTTCGGATGGGCTGCCGGTGCTTGCTGAGCATATCAAAACCACAAAATATACGACTCATGACACAAATCATTGA
- a CDS encoding DUF899 domain-containing protein — protein sequence MSTFNPEFPKIVTHEQWLAERKELLIQEKEFTKQRDELNSKRRRLPMVKIEKEYTFEGPDDKLNLSDLFEGRRQLIIYHFMFHPDWDEGCPSCSFLVDNIGHLSHLHARNTTLALVSRAPLEKLEAYKTRLDWNLPWYSSHESDFNYDFHASINQKKGSSEYNYTEKPELVKSLNGKTAEVPGTSVFLRDGETIFHTYSSYARGGDLLLGTYNWLDLTALGRQEAWEKPKGRSDGPFMSWVRRHDQYD from the coding sequence ATGAGTACATTCAACCCTGAATTTCCCAAAATTGTAACACACGAACAGTGGCTTGCAGAACGAAAAGAGCTTCTGATACAAGAAAAAGAGTTTACAAAACAACGAGATGAATTAAACTCCAAGCGCCGCCGTCTGCCGATGGTGAAAATCGAGAAGGAATATACATTTGAAGGACCGGACGACAAACTCAACCTTTCTGACCTGTTCGAAGGCCGCCGCCAGCTCATTATTTATCATTTTATGTTCCATCCTGATTGGGATGAAGGCTGCCCGAGCTGCTCTTTTTTGGTTGATAACATCGGCCACCTTTCTCATCTGCATGCCCGAAATACCACACTCGCACTGGTTTCACGAGCCCCGCTTGAAAAACTTGAGGCCTATAAAACACGTTTGGACTGGAACCTGCCCTGGTACTCTTCGCACGAAAGTGACTTCAACTACGATTTCCATGCATCGATAAACCAGAAAAAAGGCTCAAGCGAATACAATTACACTGAAAAACCGGAACTGGTAAAAAGTCTGAATGGAAAAACGGCGGAGGTCCCCGGCACCAGTGTGTTTCTCCGCGATGGGGAAACAATCTTTCACACTTACTCCTCATATGCGCGAGGGGGCGACTTGCTGCTCGGCACCTATAACTGGCTCGATCTAACAGCCCTCGGGCGCCAGGAAGCCTGGGAAAAACCCAAAGGGCGCAGCGACGGCCCCTTCATGAGCTGGGTACGCCGGCATGACCAATACGATTAA
- a CDS encoding dihydrofolate reductase family protein, giving the protein MTQIIDFPFISLDGRINDRDGKIDFHNPDDEILSFVNERHAAFSNHIYDDSTYEIMKWWENPSGPESKLEVIQKYTRIWNKTHKTVISKQLSGLDPDQYTVLPELTADALSELKQKASSDILIGGSDLTIAALNFGLLNRIDLMTVPVILGGGDSFFEKIPRTELNLLETRSFKKGWIFSSYEIK; this is encoded by the coding sequence ATGACACAAATCATTGACTTTCCATTTATTTCCCTTGATGGCCGAATCAACGACCGAGACGGCAAAATCGACTTTCATAATCCTGATGATGAGATCCTCTCATTTGTGAATGAGCGGCACGCGGCTTTCTCCAACCACATTTATGATGACTCCACATACGAGATCATGAAGTGGTGGGAAAATCCTTCTGGGCCGGAATCCAAGCTTGAGGTAATTCAGAAGTATACCCGGATTTGGAATAAAACACACAAAACCGTCATTTCAAAACAGCTTTCGGGGCTTGACCCCGATCAATATACAGTGTTGCCCGAGCTTACTGCCGATGCACTGTCCGAACTCAAACAGAAGGCATCCAGTGATATCCTGATCGGTGGCAGTGATCTCACAATCGCGGCCCTGAACTTCGGCCTTCTGAACAGAATTGACCTGATGACAGTACCCGTTATACTTGGCGGCGGAGATTCGTTTTTTGAAAAGATCCCCCGAACCGAATTGAATCTCCTGGAAACCCGCAGTTTTAAGAAAGGGTGGATTTTTTCCAGTTATGAAATAAAGTAA
- a CDS encoding DinB family protein: MKNLQIPEPLLIQFDLHHRLYNNVLEGFTDEESNRRLTGFPQLNHVKYLAGHLLNSQYGIAAIAGLKPDIKWNDLFAVMGQSEAKDGFAYPSLEEIKTEWNHLHEPTLRGLKELQADDLNLKPPSPFDQVSENIGQLWAFISHHQAYHIGQIGILRRAFGKEPMSYQ, translated from the coding sequence ATGAAGAATTTACAAATTCCTGAACCGCTCCTGATTCAGTTCGATCTGCATCACCGTTTATATAATAATGTTCTGGAAGGATTTACGGATGAAGAATCCAACCGTAGGCTGACTGGATTCCCACAGCTTAACCATGTGAAATATCTGGCAGGCCATCTGTTAAATTCCCAGTATGGGATTGCAGCCATTGCCGGACTTAAACCGGATATAAAATGGAATGACCTGTTTGCCGTGATGGGACAATCAGAGGCTAAAGATGGATTTGCCTATCCCTCACTTGAAGAGATAAAGACAGAGTGGAATCACCTTCACGAACCAACCTTGCGCGGCCTGAAAGAGCTGCAAGCAGATGATCTCAATCTAAAACCGCCTTCACCTTTTGACCAGGTCTCAGAAAATATCGGTCAGTTGTGGGCTTTCATCAGCCACCACCAGGCGTATCACATCGGGCAGATCGGAATTTTAAGGCGAGCGTTTGGCAAAGAACCCATGAGTTACCAGTGA